The following coding sequences lie in one Phragmitibacter flavus genomic window:
- the panC gene encoding pantoate--beta-alanine ligase: MLVLSTINEVRAWHAGKIPARIVLVPTMGALHEGHLKLVHEARQIAGPEGSVVVSIFVNPTQFGPNEDFSKYPRELQADAEKCEAAGVDMIFAPDANEVYPPDRSMQVLETSLSTTLCGASRPGHFDGVCLVVLKLFNIIQPTHSVFGKKDYQQLAIIRRMTRDLDVPVEIIGIETVREPDGLALSSRNRYLNQDERDQAVEIRRGLEFVNERFLSGETDSNMLTAMFEKHLAYAAPLHRLDYIACVNRDTLIPDPCANDRSLLATAVFFGKTRLIDNLELGI; the protein is encoded by the coding sequence ATGCTAGTGTTGTCCACCATCAACGAAGTGCGTGCCTGGCACGCCGGGAAAATTCCTGCCCGGATCGTGCTGGTGCCGACCATGGGAGCCTTGCACGAAGGTCATCTCAAGCTCGTTCATGAAGCACGGCAGATCGCCGGACCCGAAGGCAGCGTGGTGGTGAGTATCTTCGTCAATCCCACCCAGTTTGGCCCCAACGAAGATTTCTCCAAATACCCCCGCGAACTTCAAGCCGATGCCGAAAAATGTGAGGCAGCTGGCGTCGACATGATTTTTGCGCCCGATGCAAACGAAGTTTATCCACCCGACCGATCCATGCAGGTTCTGGAGACCAGTCTCTCCACCACCCTGTGCGGGGCAAGCCGCCCTGGACATTTTGATGGCGTCTGTCTGGTCGTGCTAAAACTCTTCAACATCATCCAGCCGACGCACTCGGTGTTTGGAAAAAAAGATTATCAACAGCTCGCCATCATCCGCCGCATGACGCGCGACCTGGACGTTCCGGTGGAGATCATCGGCATCGAAACCGTGCGCGAACCCGACGGCCTCGCGCTCAGTTCCAGAAATCGTTATCTCAATCAAGATGAGCGCGATCAGGCCGTGGAAATCCGCCGGGGGCTGGAGTTCGTCAACGAACGTTTCCTCAGCGGCGAAACGGATTCCAACATGCTCACCGCCATGTTCGAAAAACATCTCGCCTATGCCGCCCCGCTGCATCGGTTGGACTACATCGCCTGCGTCAACCGGGACACGCTGATCCCCGATCCCTGTGCCAACGACCGCAGCCTGCTGGCCACCGCCGTATTCTTTGGAAAGACCCGGCTCATCGACAACCTTGAGCTTGGAATCTGA
- a CDS encoding DUF1549 domain-containing protein has product MRLFKATRISILLAIQLAAGSILADTKTPRIWTDVEGRKVSATFIMLQGDSVHIQLANGNIHAIALELLSAEDQKAARSLPPSPLASALNSVPTHMNAAQAAAKVDELVLAGLHKANQKLSHDATRKDGKFAPLKPNPPLNDEQFVRRAYLDIAGRIPNQQETVSFLQSNANDKRMRLIDTLLESDGHVSHLYNYLAEMLRIVDHYGFYIRSSNYIQWMKEQIRNNRPWNELVYELLAAKGKVWNNGPAGYLLRDSSMPLDNLANTLSVFLGTDLSCAQCHDHPFAEWTQRDFYQMAAFFGATSTMTSNSDFPRERRRDLVQAAQDLLTANGRDGKSFGGKINNLVGSNLYDINDLQENRLRLPHDYAYKDGTPGEPVEPKLIVWPDTNPRHNAAYKTMAARRTGDVDGLRQSFAGWVTHAENPRFAMSIANRMWQRAFGLSLMPSVTQLDNPDDAYNPALLKHLTSEMIRLKFNLKEFMRILYNTRAYQSQATNHELAMGEPYHFQGPVLRRMSAEQAWDSFMTLVLGEPDKFKNNESDLYGRAVEMNMLNPALDAQIILRKLQAVESVDARIRSKAAGGLAMADTGGGMSEMNASTPDMTTGSADGYLTHEGLKLMRASELPQPAPAGHFLLQFGQSTRQVMDGGNREGNIPQILMLMNGQVQKMLTNQDSLVMRNMSKVASPPDKVESVFLSILNRRPTLTEKDIARQELAAHGDDAYADIIWALINTREFYFIQ; this is encoded by the coding sequence ATGAGGTTATTCAAAGCAACCCGCATCTCCATCTTGCTCGCCATCCAACTGGCCGCCGGTTCCATTCTTGCAGATACCAAAACCCCCCGCATTTGGACGGATGTCGAGGGACGGAAGGTCAGTGCCACCTTCATCATGCTGCAGGGAGATAGCGTCCACATCCAGCTTGCCAATGGCAACATTCACGCCATTGCCCTGGAACTTTTGTCTGCGGAAGACCAAAAGGCAGCCCGATCATTGCCGCCCTCTCCACTCGCCAGCGCACTTAACAGCGTGCCGACCCACATGAACGCCGCGCAAGCCGCCGCCAAGGTGGATGAACTGGTGCTCGCCGGGCTTCATAAAGCAAACCAAAAACTCAGTCATGATGCCACCCGCAAAGACGGCAAGTTCGCGCCTCTAAAACCCAACCCCCCATTGAACGACGAACAGTTTGTGCGCCGCGCCTATCTCGATATTGCCGGGCGTATTCCCAACCAGCAAGAAACCGTCTCATTTCTCCAGAGCAATGCCAACGACAAGCGCATGCGACTTATCGACACCCTGCTCGAATCCGACGGCCATGTCAGCCACTTATACAACTATCTGGCGGAAATGCTGCGCATCGTCGATCACTACGGATTTTATATCCGCAGCTCCAACTACATCCAATGGATGAAGGAGCAGATTCGCAACAACCGCCCCTGGAACGAACTGGTTTACGAACTTCTCGCCGCCAAAGGCAAAGTCTGGAACAACGGCCCCGCCGGTTATTTGTTAAGAGACTCCTCAATGCCCCTCGACAACCTGGCCAACACCCTCTCGGTGTTTCTTGGAACCGACCTCTCCTGCGCCCAATGCCATGACCATCCGTTCGCCGAATGGACCCAGCGCGATTTCTACCAGATGGCCGCCTTCTTCGGCGCCACCTCCACCATGACCAGCAACAGCGACTTTCCTCGCGAACGCCGACGCGATCTGGTGCAGGCCGCGCAAGATCTACTGACCGCCAATGGCAGAGACGGCAAATCCTTCGGTGGAAAAATCAACAACCTGGTGGGATCAAATCTCTACGACATCAACGACCTGCAGGAAAACCGCCTGCGCCTGCCTCACGACTACGCTTACAAAGACGGAACTCCCGGGGAACCCGTCGAACCCAAATTGATCGTTTGGCCAGACACCAACCCGCGCCACAACGCGGCTTACAAAACCATGGCAGCGCGGCGCACCGGGGACGTTGACGGGTTACGGCAATCCTTTGCCGGCTGGGTAACCCATGCCGAAAACCCACGCTTTGCCATGTCCATTGCCAACCGCATGTGGCAGCGCGCTTTTGGTCTTTCCCTCATGCCTTCAGTCACCCAACTGGACAACCCTGACGATGCTTACAACCCCGCGTTGTTGAAGCACCTGACCAGCGAAATGATTCGCTTGAAATTCAACCTCAAAGAATTCATGCGCATCCTTTACAACACCCGCGCCTATCAAAGCCAGGCAACCAACCATGAGCTGGCCATGGGTGAACCTTATCATTTCCAGGGACCCGTGTTGCGCCGGATGAGCGCTGAACAGGCCTGGGATTCTTTCATGACCCTGGTGCTCGGAGAACCCGACAAGTTCAAAAACAACGAAAGTGACCTTTATGGCCGGGCGGTCGAAATGAACATGCTCAATCCCGCCCTTGATGCACAAATCATTCTCCGCAAACTGCAGGCCGTGGAGAGTGTTGATGCACGAATCCGCAGCAAGGCCGCCGGCGGCCTCGCCATGGCCGACACGGGAGGCGGCATGAGCGAGATGAACGCATCCACGCCAGACATGACGACTGGCTCCGCCGATGGTTATCTGACTCATGAAGGGCTGAAACTCATGCGTGCTTCGGAGTTACCACAACCTGCCCCTGCCGGACATTTTCTTTTGCAGTTCGGACAATCTACCCGCCAAGTCATGGACGGAGGAAACCGCGAGGGTAACATCCCGCAGATCTTGATGCTGATGAATGGTCAAGTTCAGAAAATGCTGACCAATCAAGACTCCCTTGTCATGCGCAACATGTCCAAGGTCGCTTCGCCACCTGATAAGGTCGAAAGCGTCTTTCTAAGTATCCTCAACCGTCGCCCCACCCTTACCGAGAAAGACATTGCCCGCCAGGAACTGGCCGCTCATGGCGACGACGCCTATGCCGACATCATCTGGGCGCTCATCAACACCCGCGAATTTTACTTCATCCAATAA